AGAATGGATCCTTGAGGTATCACACTCCAGTCGAGCTTTCCGGCAGGAAGGTTTCTTCAGAATTGCAGCAACTCCATAATCAGAAACCACCGCGTGACCACTTGAATCCAAAAGAAGATTGGACGGTTTCAGATTCATACAAACAACACCTGCCGCATGGAGTTCAGCCACTCCTCGTGCAATGTCAGCCCCATATCTACAAATGGGAAGCACTCAAAACGTCAAGACAAGAGTTAATGCCAGTTAATAGTCACtaaaataagatattttgaaatttcacaCACTGGTGAGCTTGGATTTGTAAACCTCTAACTCAATTAGAACTTTAACCCTCAAACCAAATGAACTCAACATGTATAAAATGGACGTATAAACAAATCCGTGActataataatttatatttgtctaCTTTCAAGATTTTGCAGATAAAAACAGGAGATGTACCAAGCAAATCCGACCTCTATTTGGCAGCTAGTTATATTGAAAACCCAATAGATGTTTTGTACTTTTCAGTGAAAACACAATTCTTCAACATTTATTCTCCAAATCTAAATTCAGCGTCCATTTGGAAAATCAGAATGATATTCAAGATCAGTCTTATTTTGTGGTTAGGTATATCCCTCTCCTGCGTCCTAAATATGGAATTAAAGCAAGCTTCTCTGTGTATGCAAAAGAAATGCATTTCTACACAATGGATTAACCAGTTATTATGTTGATTGTTGACAGCTGTTGAAGGGGAAAATAACATATAAGATCATTGTATTAAAAAGTCTTatcaccaaaaaataaataaataaatccagCTTATAGTTGCAACTGTAAAGCTAGTACAAGCTCAAAAATTTAAGTCTCACAAGGTTAAATCTGACTACTATAAATTTTAATGGATTTAAAGAAAGTATATGACTACTGAATTAAAGGTTTCTGAATAAGCTTGATTTCCATGTCGGGGACAATTCTTGTTATGCCACATCCTACAAAGAATCCCAACTGTTAGCATTTATACCTGTTCCATAGTGTCCATCCATTACTATTAACTAAAAAACATCTACCCTTGTGAGCATATAAACATTATTATAAAGTTTCCAATTCCACATTTCATGGTCCAAAAATGGGAGGAACATATTGGAATGGGCAAAGTAAGTTTGGCTAAGTCAGAAAGGACAAATTTGTCTTCCTTGAAAGCTATCAGTGAGAACAACATTTCAGGGAACGGAAGGCATCACAATTTGGTGGCTGCAATATAACTTGTATCCCAACTCATTTTTGTATTCAGGAAGGGAAGACaaagaatatatgaaatttggtGAAACatgacaaaagaagaagaaaagttttaGATATTGCACAATACTACTAACCCAATGTAACTCACCTCCCCATGGCAATGGACGTGAAGTACCCAGCATACAGAACATTATTGCAAAAGACTTTACCACACCTCTTTCAAGTAAGACACAAACACTTCAAATAAGTTTTATATTTGAACTGTCAAACAATATGACCAAATACAGTATCGGTATGAATCATAAAACCCATAACTTGATCCataaaaacaatttgattgtCATTTGATTATTCAGAATCATTAACCATTCCATACCCACTATATAGAGATCAACAAGAATTGCCTAAATTACCTTTTTGAACTTAACTATCCACAACCACCACACAAACCAAGAAAATAATCAGAGCATacgaaaattataatatacaaaacttttttcaaacaaaaaatagaaagtaaATGAAAACTTCAAAACCTTAGGATTTGCTCCAAAGTAAGCCTGCCCTCATTTCGCTGCATCTCGGACTGAACAGACCCATAACACCTATCCATAACAAGACACAAAGTGCCTTCACTCTTCATAGCCCCATGAAATGTGCACACATTCCTACACCACATCGATGCCCGCCGCAAATTCTCCAGCTGCCCCATCACCCAATCCATACTCGTCTCCTCCGCCACTGCCACCTTCTTCACCGCTATCTTGTGGCGGCACCGCCCGCCTCCGCCGCCAATCACTGCAGTCCACATTTGGACCCCGGCCTGCCTCCCCTCTCCTATCCGCCGCACCAATCTCAAGTCTTGGTGCACTGCCAGCTCCATCAGCGGCCCGCACCCGCCCGAGCTCGAGGTGTGGGACCCACGGCTACATCGCCGGTCCCCATCGTCCTCGTCATCATCGTCCCCATCCTCGTCGTCCGTGTAGTCGCAATCGAAATTGGCGGCGGAGGCAGACGAGACGGCATTGGAACTCGAGTGAATCAGAGCGAGCACGGCGAAGTTCTTGCGGAGGGCCTGAACGGAGTTGCCGACGACGGACACGTGGCGGCACCTGGGGCAGACGAGGGTGGTATCGGTACAAGAAGAGAACATCCGAGACAAGCAGTCCTTGCAGAAGCCATGGCCGCACTGAAGCAAAAGCGGGACTCTTTCTTCCTCGTCGTAGCGCGTCTGGCAGACGGAGCAGCACGGCACTTTCATCTTCCCGATTTGGCTTCTTCCACTTTCTGAGCTGAATCGattgaaattgggttttgggtttcgGGTTTCAGAGCTTTTGGGGAGCTCAGAAGCTCATGCTGGAAGTGGAGAAAGTAGATCCATAAATGAATTGGGCAGAGAAATGAAGATTTGAAACCAATGAATGATCAGTTGGGCTAACCAGGAAAGAAATCTACACAAGCAAAGGAAAAAGGGTTTTAGtcttttagagagagaaagtagagagagaaagaaatagagagagaggagtttGTGTCTTGTCTTCTAACTTGCAACTTCTGAGggtttttttgtatttttcatttcttttttgttttttctttgtaaataattttgtttcgCTTTCTACAAGGACTAAAAAGGAGAGTGGAAGGTTGGCTGGGTCGGCTACTTTTCAGAGAGTCCTCAAACCCGCTTCTTTCGCcacaaaataatactttgttttctttcgtttttcttctttgtgggTTATAGGAGGGGTAGAAATGGAATATAGAGCAAAATGGTGGAGAGATGGTGTTATATTTGGCAATGACAGAGGGGATGGTTTTCAATCCAAAACCGTTCATATGGATAGGAAAAGAGGTGTGAAAGATCCTTTGAGGGTTGGGTCGTCGGTAATGCGAATGCAATTCAATAGTTGTGAATCCTAAAGAGAATAGTGAATCCATCAATATATAAATCAAAGTCTTGTCTGCATTTTAATTcgcattataaaaaaattctttgcAGTCTaatgcatttctttttcttttttcttttaagattCAGTTGAAGAGTTAGAAAGTATTTTAATGTTCAAAAATAAGATATTCATCATtgtaattcttttttgttttttaatgtgAGAAAGGAAATTAGAAAAGATGCAATTCTCGAGGGCACGCAAGCCCAAATaaatccaaataaaaagaaaaaacaacggAAAAAGGGAGATCACTCTCCCACAACTTTGAAGGCGAGAGAGAATGACCAAGAAGCAAGAGCATTTACAACCGCATTGGCTTCTCGAAAGACATGAGAGAAGGAGACTTGATCACAAAATGTTCTGAGATGTAGAATATCTTGAACAAGCTGGTTAATGCACCAGGGAGTCGAGCATCGCTTCAAAACTGAGTCAATGACAAGTTTAGAATCCCCTTCAACTAAGAGCTTGGACCATCCCTTCGAAATCGAAACAACATAAGCCAAGTCATCTCTAAGTGTCAAACATTCTGCCACAATAATAGAATTGCAACCAATCTTCTTAGCACCAGCCAGAACAACATGTGCATTATCATCTCTAATAACAAAGCCAATTGCAGCATGGCTGCATCTAACGGAGccatcaaattttattttgtaccagccaagaggaggaggaagccATTTGATAGGTGCAATACTTGGTCCAATTATTGGTTTGTGATTGGTCCACCAATAATCCAAATGAATGGTACCGGCAACATTGAGGACTTGTGCAAGATGAGGACGCATGTCTCGAAATATTAGGTTGTTCCGAGCTTACCAAACTTGCTAACAGAAGCATAAAGCTTTGCAAAAATCATTAGGCTCCCAAAGATTAGCATTACAGTTAAGGGAATGGAACCACTCAATAATATCATAATGATGGGCTGCAAGATGAGGAAAATGGTAAACACAATTCCAAACTGCAATAGCAAAAGGGCACTGAAAAAGAAGATGTTGTATGTTTTTTTGGATGTGTGTTACAGAGCATGCTCATGGTTCAAGGCAGGATTGAATCTATGCAATCTAGAACGAACTGGCAACCTGAAGGGAAAATTATGTGTTAGGTATTTCTTAAAACTCATTATGTATAGGAAAATGATTTATCTAGCATTAACATATCTCAGATTAAATTAGTGATagcaaaagcaaaatcaaAAACTAGAAACTCATGTAAGTCCTATTAGTCCCAATCTTTTTAGGTTTATCAAAAATTACACTTTTGACTCTTTAATATAGTTTTAAAGAAAACGATGAAGAATGGTTACACCTTGGAGCGAATCTTAAACCCTATTAAGGTGTTCAAGTAATGGACTTGATCTCTTGCTTGTTGATGCTCCACTATGGCTCTTCAAATAGGTACAAAGGATATGAACCTCCAAAAAGCTCTTCACCAAGGATGACTAAGATGAGAGAACAAGAAACTTGGAGAGAAGAAAGTGCTAGCCCTCACTCTACCAAGTGGCCGGCCAAGGGGGATATTGAGAGAGAGGTGGGATATTTCCTATCTTCCAAATTTCCAACTTGAAACCGTAAAATAAGTTGGTGTTATGGCTTACAATATATAGACCCATACATGTGACATCTATGGCATGTGTGCCACACCTCTCTTTTAGTGGCCTATTTTTGGGTTATCTAGGTCCTTCACATTTATCCTATAATGTGTTACATAGTCTAAAGTCATATGGTCCATTTGTTTAATTCTTTAAGTCATATGGGACTCAACCAAAGTTCTTTAActtaattgaataattaaattattctaattagtttaattattttaatgatttaacaAATTAAGTCACGAACTTGTATAACAAATATTGATCTTAGTCAATCCTTGTTGACCATGTTGAGTGTCTAGTCAACGGTTGACCTTTGACTTTTACCAAGCCAGaaattctttcttctcttctaatTCTCAATCCACTCATTTTTGGAGTGCGATCTTATAAGTTATAATTAGCGAGGCCATGGGTAAGTATGATTCTTCTAAATCGAATATGAAATGTATCCCTCCAAACAATTCTCCCTATTGGCAAaggctaattataattagtcctACAAGGCTTCCACAAACCATAGCTGACACCTAGTAGTATGTCATGGTTACCCAAGCTAAATAGAATTCATTTAGATAACCTAGTCAATTTGAGATTGCAATGCTGTTCAGTATttccactactacaaaaagtgaaaaagacgaccagaaaacaacgacggtctaattgaaaaccgtcgtggtttttaaaaagacgacggttctaaaaacaccgtcgtgtaataccaccttagacaactaaaaatggagattcaaatggctgttcaaaaacaacgacgtacctaattaaaaaaccgacgtctatttgaaacagatttccgcagtgtaaaatcaaagccaacagagaacggcagaagttatgaatcgaccgacgtagaaagtaaagacgacgatttcaataaaagccgccgtttttactcataaaataacacgacgaaattttcgtataagacgccgtataattacaaacaaatcgacggctttaaaatacaaaatgtcgccgtattaaattaatttacaacgacgaaaaatataaatatatcgacgttaTTCTTGTATatttctacgacgttatctttaaatcgtactataaaatttaacgtcgtatttattaattttatacgtcgtacctttaatttaaaccgtcgtcttaataagaatttttgttaacaattttttcctttattttcttatcctacgtcggtagatctacttaatgacaagaattgaaatctgtcatccaaaaaagaaactttacataatccagaacattaatttccttcattttaaatttcctccggaaaaaaaactctatttataacgcactgtaattgaaaaataaactgaaaggtcacgggaaaaaaatttctattcataatttaacaattcaaatccacgtcggttatattaaacctaacgacgttaaatgaaaagattccacgtcgcaaaacaaatattgcgtcgtgttagttcatggtttctttaatagtttcagtttctttaacagtttggtcctttatctttctgcaggacttgtatagttcaaagcattgacttgtatagttcagagtatagttcaaagcactgattcgattgctcatgctttatcgcattcatgaagccatttctattctttatcgcattcttgaaacccatcttcttcttctgaagctctacggataaaggaagaggctatcacaaatctaacggatcttcttagccaagaaaatcaagcagaggatcaggcacatctgatcttcagatttccctgagaaacgaacttaccgtcgttgaatagatatactacgtcggttatggtcgtctgtgattgaatttccttttatttataaaccctaatagtcattgtttatgcagtatgcgaagggaaaacaggaagagccatacccccaaggagcaattgatgaagtccggaatgaatgggcagagtttgtttgccttcacctggaataggggaattattgaacacttgatatttatgtataatgtacaaattctgtctataatatataatgtaaaaatttgatgaggttttcttaaattaaaaaaaaaaacaaacatacaaaatgcgtaaccgacgtgtaatacttttccaacgacgtaataaagtcaaaagccgtcgttttttgtggtttcgttttaaacaaatccgacgtaaaaggatatttagacgacgttctttgaacaatggagtcgtttatggtttacaacgtcttcaatttcttaagggttcagggtagtactttgtaacgacagcggttaagtcgtggaatatatattttacgtcagatagttaaatatccgccatcgtttctcatttaaacgacgtcattttaacaacttagtcgtctattacaatttacaacgtctacaatttattaacaccgacgtggtttgttgttgtgataagaatattttattatttttatatcaaaatattcaaaataaatttaaaataaatcagaaaaatgcaaagtcaactcctatgaagtcattgatatattttcttccccctaaaccttgaaaaaattcattttgaataacaaaaatttaaaatgaacatccaaaacaaaattgttttgatgagtcataaaatcacttctagttttatggtttagggtttagagtctagggtttagagattagggttgttatttattggggtttatttttaaagtataatttttgggtagtctagggtatatattaggctgtaaaaccataaatccttgtataaacttaatttttaaaattatataatttagttttaagggtttagggtattaattgttaacgacggtggttgagtcgtggaatacatatgttacgtcgtgcagtaaaatatccgacatggtttcgactttaaacgacgtcattttaatatgtaagtcgtctattacaatttacaacgttttcaatttcttaaccccgacgtggtttttcagtcgtctttatatcaaaatattcaaaataaatttaaaattaatccgaaaaatgaagcgtcaaaataaacggcgttacgttcagtgtttccgtcgtggaatattacatttacgtcggttcttgtagaactttcgccatggtttttctttcgacgatttaaagagcgcgcgctctaaaaattttcgcgcgccctaaatttttttatatttggctcttattcttatacttctaaccctgaaccctaaaattttcagatttcgcgcaacataacattcgctctctcacttctgctctaattaaaagttgcactctccaggctccgtcgaatctgtgagctcgtccaacctgtaagtacaaaccctatccttgtataatctgctatagtgatggtcattgcctgtattttcactttattatagataataggttatagtgtcggagatgaataagtcatggatgcactcggatagaagatcgaaggcatatgagtttggggtggaagcatttttgaactttgctgtagaaaatcttctaactacaacacatatccgttgtccatgacaagatcaaataaaggtgtacttttgctggaaatcaacacaaaaagacacagatcaccaacttccaaatgattgtcACGCACAACGTCCATCCAACCACGCCTGAATCTGGGCCTCCNNNNNNNNNNNNNNNNNNNNNNNNNNNNNNNNNNNNNNNNNNNNNNNNNNNNNNNNNNNNNNNNNNNNNNNNNNNNNNNNNNNNNNNNNNNNNNNNNNNNNNNNNNNNNNNNNNNNNNNNNNNNNNNNNNNNNNNNNNNNNNNNNNNNNNNNNNNNNNNNNNNNNTATCTCCTAGTATTAAGCATTCCTGTGAAGTCATCCTTCAAGTTTCGAATGGGAGAACTTGGTCTGTTGGTTTGAGCAAAGGAATGCCCAGATTCAGGCGTGGTTGGATGGACGTTGTGCGTgacaatcatttggaagttggtgatctgtgtctttttgtgttgatttccagcaaaagt
Above is a window of Prunus persica cultivar Lovell chromosome G2, Prunus_persica_NCBIv2, whole genome shotgun sequence DNA encoding:
- the LOC18787120 gene encoding uncharacterized protein LOC18787120, which codes for MRPHLAQVLNVAGTIHLDYWWTNHKPIIGPSIAPIKWLPPPLGWYKIKFDGSVRCSHAAIGFVIRDDNAHVVLAGAKKIGCNSIIVAECLTLRDDLAYVVSISKGWSKLLVEGDSKLVIDSVLKRCSTPWCINQLVQDILHLRTFCDQVSFSHVFREANAVVNALASWSFSLAFKVVGE